A single genomic interval of Aureliella helgolandensis harbors:
- a CDS encoding Rne/Rng family ribonuclease, translating into MRKEMLINVSQPEECRIAILEDGVLEELYTERASQNNFAGNIYKGKIVNLEPSIQAAFVDFGVGRNGFLHISDVEPQYFRQAGYDPDQIMDGHIPGADIDDGEDQPEGDGGDDRPSSGPPGRRRGRPMRSTRPRFKPPIQEIFQRGDEVLVQVIKEGIGTKGPTLSTYISIPGRYLVLMPALGRVGVSRKIEDEKVRRDLRQTLLELNPPKGLGFIVRTAGQDRTRRELSRDMAYLLRLWKVLVKRVKNTPSPIDIYEESDMIIRTIRDIFSEDIDAILVDEQGAYDRAKEFLQLVMPRYVDRLKLYDGREPLFHKYHLEKEIAKIQRRTVPLKGGGSIVIDPTEALVAIDVNSGSFRTDDSAEDSAFQLNMAASKEIARQLRLRDLGGVIVNDFIDMRRESHRRKVERSLRDAMARDRARTKILRTSPFGLIEMTRQRIRPSLKRSVYEDCPCCQGRAVVKTGESMAIEVVRILMMASQQPRASRVTIRVNDKVSAYLNNRKRRDVIQIEETTGVSIQILGSEGLFPEHLECDCRDSEGNLIKLPFIEEA; encoded by the coding sequence ATGCGAAAAGAAATGTTGATAAACGTTTCGCAACCCGAGGAATGCCGAATAGCGATTCTTGAAGACGGTGTCCTCGAAGAACTCTATACCGAGCGTGCCAGTCAAAACAATTTTGCAGGCAATATCTACAAAGGCAAGATTGTTAACCTCGAACCAAGCATCCAAGCTGCCTTCGTGGATTTCGGGGTCGGACGAAACGGATTCCTCCACATTAGCGATGTGGAACCCCAGTACTTTCGACAGGCAGGGTACGATCCCGATCAAATCATGGACGGGCACATCCCTGGCGCGGACATCGACGACGGCGAGGACCAGCCGGAGGGAGATGGTGGCGATGATCGTCCCAGCAGCGGCCCTCCCGGACGCCGTCGTGGACGCCCCATGCGATCCACCCGCCCGCGATTCAAGCCACCCATCCAAGAAATTTTCCAGCGCGGCGACGAAGTTCTCGTTCAGGTCATCAAGGAAGGGATCGGCACCAAGGGCCCTACCCTGTCAACCTACATCAGTATTCCTGGACGCTACCTGGTCCTCATGCCTGCCTTAGGTCGTGTTGGGGTTAGCCGCAAGATTGAAGACGAGAAGGTACGCCGCGACCTCCGACAAACGCTTCTCGAACTCAACCCACCCAAAGGGCTCGGGTTCATCGTTCGCACCGCTGGCCAAGATCGCACCCGCCGCGAGTTGTCGCGGGACATGGCCTACCTCTTGCGACTCTGGAAAGTGCTGGTCAAGCGGGTCAAGAACACCCCTTCGCCAATCGATATCTACGAAGAGAGCGATATGATTATTCGCACGATTCGGGATATCTTTAGCGAGGACATCGACGCAATTCTGGTCGACGAGCAAGGGGCCTACGACCGCGCCAAAGAGTTCTTGCAACTGGTCATGCCACGCTATGTTGATCGGCTGAAACTCTACGACGGCCGAGAGCCACTCTTCCATAAATACCATCTGGAAAAAGAGATCGCAAAGATCCAACGCAGGACGGTACCACTCAAGGGTGGAGGCTCCATCGTAATCGATCCCACCGAGGCCCTGGTGGCCATCGACGTCAACAGCGGTTCGTTTCGCACCGACGATTCGGCGGAGGACTCCGCCTTCCAGCTCAACATGGCCGCCTCTAAAGAGATCGCGCGACAATTGCGCCTCCGCGATCTAGGTGGGGTCATTGTCAATGACTTTATCGACATGCGTCGCGAATCGCACCGTCGCAAAGTCGAACGCTCGCTGCGCGATGCGATGGCACGAGATCGGGCTCGTACCAAAATCTTGAGAACTAGCCCCTTCGGCTTGATCGAAATGACCCGGCAACGGATTCGTCCTAGCCTCAAACGCAGTGTCTACGAAGATTGCCCATGCTGCCAAGGTCGCGCCGTCGTGAAGACGGGCGAGAGCATGGCGATCGAGGTCGTGCGCATTTTGATGATGGCTTCGCAGCAGCCACGAGCTAGCCGCGTGACCATCCGCGTCAACGACAAGGTCTCCGCGTACCTCAACAATCGCAAGAGAAGAGACGTCATCCAAATTGAGGAGACCACCGGCGTGTCCATCCAAATCCTGGGTAGCGAAGGACTCTTCCCAGAGCACTTGGAATGCGATTGCCGCGACTCCGAAGGCAACTTGATCAAGCTGCCATTCATCGAGGAAGCCTAG
- the ptsP gene encoding phosphoenolpyruvate--protein phosphotransferase, with protein sequence MLELQGIAVSPGVAIGKVLILDREGYRITRSQIDSSDRHNELERLRTAIAEASSRLDLHRQRSTDQLGEQVGAIFSAHQGLLLDPCLQKDWVQLIEEQCYSAEFAVSSVLNRYAHAFRHMGSDTMSERANDIRDVERTLLEALGGAPLEASGGAGQSVLASHDLTPAETANLDREKILGFCTEVGGPGGHTAIVARGMEIPAVVGVGNFLHRISGESQVIIDGFRGTVILQPDEQTLESYRQRREARVTRAAKLTEIRDLPAITLDGTQVCLLANIEFPSEVASCLQRGAEGVGLYRTEFLYLGADREPTEEEQFQTYREVVNSLHDLPVIMRTLDLGADKVGSLQMLERESNPFLGLRSIRLSLRQPRIFRIQLRAMLRAASERTLKVMFPLVSTLHELRTARMVLRQVAEDLEEEGVPPPAKLEVGMMVEVPAAVLMLDHFIHEVDFISIGTNDLIQYTMAVDRGNEFVADLYSGHDPAVLRLIKQSIDIANQAQVEVSVCGEMSATPATALLLIGLGVRALSAPPAALPAVKQAIRSVRLEDWQQIASRIFDFDTAREVDAFLQARFSDLLPDMALGV encoded by the coding sequence ATGCTAGAACTGCAAGGTATTGCGGTCTCGCCAGGAGTTGCCATCGGAAAGGTTTTGATCCTAGACCGTGAAGGTTACCGGATTACCCGCTCTCAGATAGATTCCTCCGACCGTCATAACGAATTAGAACGCTTGCGAACGGCAATTGCCGAGGCGTCTTCGCGCTTGGACCTGCATCGACAACGCTCCACCGACCAGCTAGGGGAGCAGGTGGGAGCGATCTTCTCGGCACATCAAGGGCTACTGCTCGACCCCTGCCTTCAAAAGGACTGGGTCCAGCTGATTGAAGAACAGTGCTACAGCGCTGAATTCGCAGTCTCCTCCGTCTTAAATCGCTATGCCCATGCGTTTCGGCACATGGGCTCCGATACGATGAGCGAGCGTGCCAACGACATTCGCGACGTCGAACGCACTTTGCTCGAGGCCCTGGGGGGAGCCCCGTTGGAAGCCTCCGGTGGCGCTGGCCAATCGGTCTTGGCGAGCCACGATTTGACACCGGCTGAGACGGCCAATCTGGACCGCGAAAAAATCCTCGGATTCTGCACAGAGGTGGGTGGACCAGGAGGGCATACTGCAATTGTTGCTCGCGGAATGGAAATTCCCGCCGTGGTCGGAGTTGGCAACTTCCTGCATCGCATCTCTGGGGAATCTCAGGTGATCATCGATGGATTTCGCGGGACCGTCATCCTTCAACCCGATGAGCAGACGCTGGAGAGTTACCGGCAACGACGAGAGGCACGCGTCACGCGGGCAGCCAAGCTGACAGAGATCCGGGACCTGCCCGCCATCACGCTCGACGGCACTCAAGTTTGCTTGTTGGCCAACATCGAGTTCCCCAGCGAGGTAGCCTCTTGCCTGCAGCGTGGCGCTGAGGGCGTTGGCCTCTACCGCACGGAATTCTTGTACCTGGGCGCCGATCGCGAGCCGACCGAGGAAGAGCAATTCCAGACCTACCGCGAAGTGGTCAATTCGCTTCATGACCTGCCTGTCATCATGCGCACCCTGGACCTAGGTGCCGATAAAGTCGGTTCGCTACAAATGCTCGAACGCGAGAGCAATCCGTTCTTGGGCTTGAGAAGCATCCGCCTGTCGCTCCGACAACCACGCATCTTCCGCATCCAATTGCGAGCCATGTTGCGGGCGGCCAGCGAACGCACCCTAAAAGTCATGTTCCCGCTCGTCAGTACCCTGCACGAACTCCGCACCGCCCGCATGGTGTTGCGTCAAGTCGCAGAAGACCTCGAAGAAGAGGGAGTGCCGCCACCCGCAAAACTCGAAGTCGGCATGATGGTCGAAGTCCCCGCCGCCGTACTGATGCTGGATCACTTCATCCACGAGGTTGATTTCATCAGTATCGGCACAAATGACCTCATTCAGTACACCATGGCGGTAGACCGCGGTAACGAGTTTGTAGCCGACCTGTACTCCGGCCACGATCCGGCCGTCCTGAGATTGATTAAGCAATCGATTGACATTGCCAACCAGGCTCAGGTGGAAGTCAGTGTCTGTGGCGAGATGAGTGCAACTCCGGCCACTGCTCTACTCTTAATCGGCCTTGGAGTGCGTGCACTGTCCGCCCCCCCTGCCGCCCTGCCTGCTGTAAAGCAGGCGATCCGAAGTGTGCGACTCGAAGATTGGCAACAAATCGCCAGTCGCATCTTTGATTTCGATACCGCTCGTGAAGTCGATGCGTTTCTCCAAGCCCGATTCTCTGATTTATTGCCAGACATGGCATTGGGAGTCTAG
- a CDS encoding HPr family phosphocarrier protein — protein MSSTIEKVVTVQNPMGIHMRPADLLSRAAGRFQCQIEIEKDGQAIDCKSIMSILTLGARQGSQLSLRACGVDAQEAIDALSELFNQGFDESDSEVASPGRP, from the coding sequence ATGTCATCGACGATCGAAAAAGTGGTGACGGTCCAAAATCCAATGGGGATTCACATGCGACCGGCTGACTTGCTGTCGCGCGCAGCAGGGCGGTTTCAGTGTCAAATTGAGATCGAAAAAGACGGACAAGCCATCGATTGCAAGAGTATCATGAGCATTCTGACGCTGGGAGCACGACAGGGCTCACAGCTCAGTTTGCGAGCTTGTGGCGTCGATGCCCAAGAAGCCATCGATGCACTTTCAGAACTATTCAACCAAGGCTTTGACGAATCCGATTCCGAGGTAGCCTCCCCCGGCCGCCCCTAG
- a CDS encoding PTS sugar transporter subunit IIA, whose translation MKFSDFVSTKSICPDLESVDKESVISELVDSLLAAGEIKESDRDDIVKAIMKREELGSTGIGRGIAVPHTKHPSVDKLVGTVGVSIDGVDFDSLDGEKVQLFFLLVSPPDRPGDHLRALENISRQLRDETFCRFLKQSKNAEDIVQLLEEADNNQFVS comes from the coding sequence ATGAAGTTTTCGGATTTTGTTAGCACTAAGTCAATTTGTCCTGATTTAGAGTCAGTCGACAAAGAAAGTGTTATCTCTGAACTGGTAGATTCCCTGTTGGCGGCAGGCGAAATCAAAGAATCGGATCGCGATGACATCGTCAAAGCGATCATGAAACGCGAAGAGCTGGGGAGTACGGGCATTGGGCGAGGAATCGCAGTGCCGCATACGAAGCACCCCAGCGTCGACAAATTGGTCGGTACCGTCGGTGTCAGCATCGATGGCGTCGACTTTGACAGCCTAGATGGTGAGAAGGTGCAACTGTTCTTCCTGTTGGTATCCCCTCCAGACCGTCCTGGAGACCACTTGAGAGCACTTGAAAACATCTCTCGCCAGCTGAGAGACGAGACCTTCTGCAGATTCTTGAAGCAATCCAAGAATGCCGAAGATATCGTGCAGTTGCTCGAAGAAGCGGACAATAATCAGTTCGTTTCCTAG
- the hpf gene encoding ribosome hibernation-promoting factor, HPF/YfiA family, with amino-acid sequence MQVNVSARHGSLSTHDQEVIREKAEKVRRLFDRVNAVQVTVDMQHQESPHVEINVSAEHAPDFVASAEATTVLSALDGALAKVEQQLRKFKEKTTGHKSTGVKHITPVAEPE; translated from the coding sequence GTGCAAGTCAATGTTTCTGCTCGACACGGTTCACTGAGTACACACGACCAAGAAGTCATACGCGAAAAAGCGGAAAAGGTGCGTCGACTCTTCGATCGCGTCAATGCCGTACAAGTTACGGTCGATATGCAGCACCAAGAGTCCCCGCATGTGGAAATCAACGTTTCGGCTGAGCATGCTCCTGATTTCGTCGCTTCCGCAGAGGCCACGACCGTCCTGAGTGCGTTGGATGGAGCGTTGGCCAAAGTTGAACAACAATTGCGCAAATTCAAAGAAAAAACGACCGGTCACAAGTCGACCGGCGTGAAACATATCACACCAGTGGCAGAGCCTGAGTAG
- the miaB gene encoding tRNA (N6-isopentenyl adenosine(37)-C2)-methylthiotransferase MiaB: MTHTKTLYIETVGCQMNVLDSEMVVASLKRQGYELATSIEQADTILFNTCSVREHAEEKVYNNLAHLKKMKLAHPEKTLGVMGCMAQKDQQAVFDRAPYVDLVVGPGQLHRIPDLLTKIRDGEGPQMAVSLGRRDGSQADIRRSHETFDPLRDPAMRPTPFQAYLRIQIGCDKFCTYCIVPMTRGPEQGRDPQLIVAEAQELARQGCKEITFIGQTVNSYKYAEGEKTTRLADLLEMVHEIEGIERLKFVTNYPKDMTRELLQTVHDLPKCSTYLHVPAQSGSDEVLKRMKRGYTTSDYFDMMDRINEILPDASISSDFIVGFCGETEEDFQKTVQLVERCRFKNSFIFKYSERPGTRGAELFEDDIPEEVKSRRNVELLAVQDAISLEDNMQFLGKRMTVLVEGPSKVSIKKGESGPIRQMMGRTNCDRIVVWEGNERQTGNMLPVLIHDTGAFTLFGSVETAEIKPDVIEMPSFIRS, encoded by the coding sequence ATGACGCACACCAAAACGTTGTACATTGAAACGGTGGGATGTCAGATGAACGTCCTGGATAGCGAGATGGTCGTAGCCAGCCTCAAACGCCAGGGGTATGAGCTGGCCACTAGTATCGAGCAGGCGGACACGATCCTGTTCAATACCTGCAGCGTTCGCGAGCACGCGGAGGAGAAAGTCTACAATAATCTAGCGCACCTCAAGAAAATGAAGCTCGCGCATCCAGAAAAGACGCTGGGAGTGATGGGGTGCATGGCTCAGAAGGATCAGCAGGCCGTTTTCGATCGCGCCCCCTACGTCGATCTCGTCGTCGGCCCAGGGCAGCTGCATCGAATTCCGGACTTGTTGACCAAGATTCGCGACGGCGAGGGGCCTCAAATGGCTGTCAGTCTCGGCCGCCGCGACGGCTCCCAAGCAGATATCCGACGTAGCCACGAAACCTTCGATCCGCTCCGCGACCCCGCCATGCGTCCGACTCCCTTTCAGGCCTACCTCAGGATTCAGATCGGTTGCGATAAATTTTGCACCTATTGCATCGTCCCGATGACGCGCGGCCCCGAACAGGGACGCGACCCGCAATTGATTGTCGCCGAAGCTCAGGAGTTGGCGCGGCAGGGGTGTAAGGAGATCACCTTCATTGGACAAACGGTCAATAGTTACAAGTACGCTGAGGGGGAGAAGACGACCCGACTGGCGGATCTGCTGGAAATGGTGCACGAGATCGAAGGTATCGAACGCCTCAAATTCGTTACCAACTACCCCAAGGACATGACGCGCGAGCTGTTGCAAACGGTCCACGACCTCCCCAAGTGTTCGACCTATCTTCATGTGCCAGCACAGAGCGGTTCCGACGAAGTGTTGAAGCGGATGAAACGTGGCTACACCACGAGTGATTACTTCGACATGATGGATCGCATCAACGAGATTTTGCCGGATGCATCGATCTCGAGTGACTTTATTGTTGGCTTTTGCGGCGAGACGGAGGAGGACTTCCAGAAGACCGTTCAGCTGGTGGAACGCTGCCGATTCAAAAACAGCTTCATCTTCAAGTATTCAGAGCGTCCGGGAACCCGGGGAGCGGAACTCTTTGAAGACGATATCCCCGAAGAGGTTAAGTCGCGTCGCAATGTCGAGTTGCTGGCGGTGCAAGACGCCATCAGCCTAGAGGACAACATGCAGTTTCTTGGAAAACGCATGACGGTCCTTGTGGAGGGCCCTAGTAAGGTCTCGATCAAGAAGGGAGAGTCGGGGCCGATCCGCCAGATGATGGGACGCACCAACTGTGATCGCATTGTAGTTTGGGAAGGCAACGAGCGTCAGACCGGCAACATGCTGCCCGTGTTGATCCATGACACGGGGGCTTTCACCCTGTTCGGTAGCGTTGAAACTGCTGAGATAAAGCCCGACGTGATCGAAATGCCCAGCTTTATTCGGTCTTGA
- a CDS encoding M50 family metallopeptidase: protein MSWPDRIDQLLRRLKWPAAWLSLASTPLLVWGLLKLLLRILPSPLGLLPFVLGTVGFIVVWRRFLRTSRMGRFAMTLEHESTHALFALLCMHRIVGFRASVGRGGEVRFTGKGNWLITAAPYFFPTAAILLFLIAYVLPFPGLPWQSFLLGVALGYHVVSTYRETTRDQPDIQQLGTKFCWMFLPAANLAVVSLLIAFAYGRASEMNQWLSDLSQPVRLLISSMWRLASAT from the coding sequence ATGAGTTGGCCAGATAGGATTGATCAGCTACTCCGCCGTCTGAAATGGCCCGCTGCTTGGCTCTCCTTGGCCTCTACCCCGTTGTTGGTATGGGGCTTGCTGAAACTTTTACTGCGCATCTTACCAAGTCCCCTAGGCTTACTTCCGTTTGTGCTGGGAACGGTTGGGTTCATCGTGGTGTGGAGACGCTTTCTACGCACCAGCCGGATGGGACGCTTTGCGATGACGCTGGAGCACGAATCGACCCATGCGTTGTTCGCCCTCTTGTGCATGCATCGCATCGTCGGTTTTCGAGCATCGGTTGGGCGGGGGGGCGAGGTGCGTTTTACCGGTAAGGGGAATTGGCTAATCACGGCTGCTCCCTATTTCTTCCCCACCGCTGCGATTCTGCTATTTTTGATTGCCTATGTACTCCCCTTTCCCGGGCTTCCCTGGCAGAGTTTTCTGCTGGGAGTCGCGTTGGGTTACCACGTGGTAAGCACCTACCGCGAAACGACGCGTGACCAGCCCGACATTCAGCAACTCGGTACGAAATTTTGTTGGATGTTCCTACCGGCCGCGAATCTAGCCGTGGTTAGCCTGCTGATCGCCTTCGCATATGGACGCGCCAGCGAGATGAATCAATGGCTTAGCGATCTTTCCCAGCCAGTACGGCTGCTGATTTCCAGCATGTGGCGACTCGCCTCAGCAACGTGA
- a CDS encoding HEAT repeat domain-containing protein encodes MDKARDYWLLLGLIVLGAGCVDGPLYALKKVNPYYRSQWDKDLQLGPTYEQRMAELNLLKEQLPTMSATQQTAWAERLATIVANDASPELRARAVLTMGAIQSQETVEALNIASGDDNEKVRLAACKAWKSQQGAAARDMLLSLAQRDSETTSVRKAAVDSLAAFDEAEVRTALGRLLDDSSPAIQFQVAQSLKTMSGRDYGGDLESWKHYLAGENIPEPPTESVAEELWNSLPSFR; translated from the coding sequence ATGGATAAAGCACGAGACTACTGGCTACTATTGGGGCTGATCGTCCTCGGCGCAGGATGCGTTGACGGGCCGTTATACGCACTCAAAAAAGTCAATCCTTACTACCGTAGCCAATGGGATAAGGATCTGCAGTTGGGGCCAACCTACGAGCAGAGGATGGCAGAATTGAACCTGCTCAAGGAGCAATTGCCCACCATGTCTGCCACCCAGCAGACTGCCTGGGCCGAACGTCTAGCGACGATTGTGGCCAATGACGCGAGTCCCGAATTGCGAGCCCGAGCCGTCCTCACGATGGGAGCCATTCAATCTCAGGAAACCGTCGAAGCGCTGAATATTGCGTCTGGCGACGATAACGAAAAAGTTCGCTTGGCTGCCTGCAAAGCTTGGAAGTCGCAGCAGGGGGCGGCTGCGCGAGATATGTTGCTGAGTCTCGCTCAACGCGATTCCGAGACGACCAGTGTACGGAAAGCTGCCGTGGATAGCTTGGCCGCCTTTGACGAAGCTGAGGTTCGCACCGCGCTGGGCCGCTTGCTCGACGATTCCAGTCCAGCCATTCAATTCCAGGTTGCACAGAGCTTGAAGACCATGTCTGGCCGCGACTACGGCGGGGATCTTGAGTCGTGGAAGCACTACTTGGCTGGCGAAAATATTCCAGAGCCCCCCACGGAATCGGTGGCGGAGGAACTATGGAATTCGCTGCCATCGTTCCGCTAG
- a CDS encoding VOC family protein → MLHACVGKAGELLEEFSRPPSHHGTRDEVVAEMSPSTNQIVLLSMQSPPTCEFVPYLSATDAAKAVAFYSRVFSVEPHALLNMPDGRVMHCEFRIGNARFFVSEDLPEHGGAPSPTRLGGTTVAIHLYVDDCDAMVKTMSDNGATILMPPADMFWGERFARIRDPFGHEWGIATQLQEMTADEIKAVAAKMFEEMTE, encoded by the coding sequence ATGTTGCATGCATGCGTTGGCAAGGCAGGTGAGCTCTTGGAAGAGTTCTCTAGACCGCCGTCCCACCATGGCACTCGCGACGAAGTCGTCGCTGAAATGTCCCCGTCCACTAACCAGATCGTTTTGCTCAGCATGCAGTCACCACCAACCTGTGAATTCGTCCCCTATCTCAGCGCTACGGACGCCGCCAAGGCGGTCGCGTTCTACTCGCGCGTTTTCAGCGTCGAACCACACGCACTCCTCAACATGCCAGACGGGCGCGTGATGCACTGTGAATTCCGCATTGGCAACGCAAGATTTTTTGTCAGCGAAGACCTTCCAGAACACGGCGGCGCGCCCAGCCCCACACGGCTTGGAGGCACTACCGTCGCGATCCATCTGTACGTCGATGACTGCGACGCGATGGTGAAAACGATGAGCGACAATGGTGCAACCATCCTGATGCCCCCTGCCGACATGTTCTGGGGTGAGAGATTCGCGCGCATCCGGGATCCGTTCGGGCACGAGTGGGGAATCGCAACTCAGCTGCAAGAGATGACCGCTGACGAGATCAAAGCCGTAGCAGCCAAGATGTTTGAGGAGATGACCGAATAG
- a CDS encoding NAD(P)-dependent oxidoreductase: MTTLVLGASGATGILLVEQLLQRDLHVRAIVRSSAKLPQTLMEHPRLSLIETSIADATDAEMTRFVDGCDAVASCLGHNLTLKGIFGRPRRLVTEATQRVCLAAQANASSTPTKFVLMNTAGNSNRDLNEPISWAQRCIMVLLRNMVPPHRDNEMAADHLRTAIGPTSPSIEWVVVRPDTLTNAPTVTQYTLHPSPTRSAIFNAGESSRINVAHFMAEMIADADTWNRWKGQMPVLYNVA, encoded by the coding sequence ATGACGACTCTTGTCTTGGGAGCCAGCGGTGCGACCGGCATCCTGTTAGTCGAACAATTGCTGCAACGCGATCTTCATGTCAGGGCAATCGTGCGATCCTCCGCCAAGCTTCCTCAGACGCTCATGGAGCACCCGCGTCTTTCTCTAATCGAGACGAGCATCGCAGATGCTACTGACGCTGAGATGACTCGATTTGTCGACGGCTGCGATGCTGTAGCATCGTGCCTCGGGCATAACTTGACGCTCAAGGGAATCTTTGGAAGACCGCGCAGACTGGTCACCGAAGCTACGCAACGCGTGTGCCTGGCAGCTCAGGCAAACGCATCGTCCACACCGACCAAGTTCGTCCTAATGAATACTGCAGGCAACTCCAACCGTGACCTTAATGAGCCCATCTCCTGGGCTCAACGGTGCATCATGGTGTTGCTGCGAAACATGGTACCGCCACATCGTGACAATGAAATGGCGGCGGACCATCTCCGTACTGCCATCGGTCCTACCAGCCCGTCGATCGAATGGGTAGTCGTCCGCCCTGACACTCTCACCAACGCACCCACGGTCACTCAATACACTCTGCACCCGTCGCCGACACGAAGTGCTATATTTAACGCTGGCGAAAGTAGCCGAATCAACGTTGCTCACTTCATGGCTGAAATGATTGCAGACGCAGACACGTGGAATCGATGGAAAGGGCAAATGCCGGTCCTGTACAACGTGGCCTGA